The genomic DNA TATATCTGGGATCATCTTGATTGGGCCAGTCCGGGGAAGCAAACTGACCCGGGCTTCTAAGAGGCCTTGCCAGAATTCGCAAAAGAAAGAGGTGTAGTCATGAGGAGAAATGTAATTGTAGCTGTAGCACTCGTCGGTTTCCTTGTCCCCTCATATGTTCTTTGTTCTAATGGGGTCTTTGAGAAATACAGGTACCACTTAGATTTGTTCCAAGAAGCAGATGTAGATACTGTCATAGGCCTATTGGGTCACGCAGATCGAGGAGTAAGAAGAGAAGCTCTTACTCTGATTGGTGTGGCTTTTCGAAAGGGTTTTTCGTCTGCTGAAAGAGCTATTCCCCGGCTTGTTGAGATTATGACAACGGATAGTGACCTTTGGTTGAGAGTTCTTGCAGCAGGAGAATTGGCCGGTGTGGGTGATGAGAGAGCTCTAGAACCTCTGCTAGAAATTGCGTCCGATTCAATGGTTGATGACATAATCCGAAGCACAGCACTACATACTCTCGGAACCCAGGGCGCCAAAATAGGAGCCGATAAGGAGCGGGTGGCCGACATTGGCCGTTCTCTCCTAGATTCGCCAGATCTCGACGCTCGGGTGCAGGCTTTTCTGGCTCTGCGCCTTTCAGAGGATAGGACAAAGCTCAAGGTATTTCTTCAGTCTTTTGTTGATCACTATGTCCATCCCGATTCCTCTCTTATGTCACAACCGGCGCTCAGCCCAGGACAGAACCGAAGTGCCTATAATGACTTCTCAAGCATCTTCAGAGACGGACTTCACAGTGTCGCCTTAAAAACGCCGGATTTGCTATATGAACTCCTGGAGCATCCAAATGAGATGGTGAGGTCAGAGGTAACCTGGAGCCTTGCTCAGCGTGGTGACAGAAGGGTAGTGGACATCCTCATTGACCTTTTGAAAAACAGTGAGAATGGATACGTAAGAGCGTTGGCGGCCGCCGGACTTGAATACGTTCCGGATAAGAAAGCGCTTCCCGTCTTAGTGG from candidate division TA06 bacterium includes the following:
- a CDS encoding HEAT repeat domain-containing protein, giving the protein MRRNVIVAVALVGFLVPSYVLCSNGVFEKYRYHLDLFQEADVDTVIGLLGHADRGVRREALTLIGVAFRKGFSSAERAIPRLVEIMTTDSDLWLRVLAAGELAGVGDERALEPLLEIASDSMVDDIIRSTALHTLGTQGAKIGADKERVADIGRSLLDSPDLDARVQAFLALRLSEDRTKLKVFLQSFVDHYVHPDSSLMSQPALSPGQNRSAYNDFSSIFRDGLHSVALKTPDLLYELLEHPNEMVRSEVTWSLAQRGDRRVVDILIDLLKNSENGYVRALAAAGLEYVPDKKALPVLVEALKDNWSPYDGAGTVADVVYNTLVSAYDVEVESIGEPPGPYRYKIIKKEE